Proteins encoded within one genomic window of Natator depressus isolate rNatDep1 chromosome 1, rNatDep2.hap1, whole genome shotgun sequence:
- the PARP11 gene encoding protein mono-ADP-ribosyltransferase PARP11, with the protein MWGAADAEMLQRASEEFSPKMEIPEEEMDTTDTQWGWFYLAECGKWHMFQTDSNTQCSVSSEDIERSFKMNPEGSVSFTTAKFNYKLDFSVMKQTNLTTGKQRPIKRAPFSISAFSYICENEAIPMPSHWENVNTEEPYQLIPLQKQTNEYNEVSSLFGKTMDSNRIKRIQRIQNLDLWEFFCRKKAQLKKRRGVPTINEHMLFHGTSNEFVEAICIHNFDWRINGMHAAVYGKGTYFARDASYSSRFCKDDMKHGDTFQIHGVNLQHHVFRTYKVMFLARVLTGDYIIGDSKYMRPPSKDGSFVNLFDSCVDSTWNPKIFVVFDTNQIYPEYLIEFC; encoded by the exons ATGTGGGGGGCGGCCGATGCG GAAATGCTTCAAAGAGCATCAGAAGAATTTtctccaaagatggagattcctgAGGAGGAGATGGATACAACTGATACCCAATGGGGCTGGTTTTACTTGGCTGAATGTGGCAAATGGCATATGTTTCAG ACTGATTCAAACACTCAGTGTTCAGTTAGCAGTGAAGACATTGAAAGGAGCTTCAAAATGAATCCAGAAGGCTCTGTTTCTTTTACTACTGCAAAATTTAACTACAAGTTAGACTTTTCAG TGATGAAACAAACCAATCTGACTACTGGAAAACAGCGTCCAATAAAGCGAGCTCCCTTTTCTATCAGTGCTTTCAG TTATATCTGTGAAAATGAGGCTATCCCAATGCCTTCACACTGGGAGAATGTAAATACAGAGGAACCGTATCAG CTTATTcctttgcaaaaacaaacaaatgaatatAATGAAGTTTCTAGTCTGTTTGGGAAAACAATGGATAGCAACCGAATTAAAAGAATTCAGAGAATTCAAAATCTAGACTTGTGGGAGTTTTTTTGCAG gaAAAAAGCTCAACTAAAGAAGAGAAGAGGTGTCCCTACCATTAATGAACACATGTTATTTCATGGtaccagcaatgaatttgtaGAAGCAATATGCATTCATAACTTTGACTGGAGAATAAATGGTATGCATGCTGCAGTGTATGGAAAAG ggaCCTATTTTGCAAGAGATGCATCATACTCCAGTCGTTTCTGCAAAGACGATATGAAGCATGGAGACACTTTTCAAATCCATGGTGTCAATCTGCAACATCATGTGTTCAGAACATATAAAGTTATGTTTCTTGCTCGTGTTTTAACTGGAGACTATATCATTGGAGATTCCAAATACATGAGGCCTCCTTCAAAAGATGGGAGCTTTGTGAACTTATTCGACAGCTGCGTGGATAGTACTTGGAATCCAAAGATCTTTGTTGTCTTTGATACCAACCAAATCTACCCTGAATATTTAATAGAGTTCTGCTAA